A window of Thermococcus aggregans contains these coding sequences:
- a CDS encoding helix-turn-helix transcriptional regulator, with protein sequence MSTVKNKKSARGKSALVVLFLSLLLFPASAASQEYEYNLDSYSLYFDILDDYRVKETIELLMSPNVPISHYTFYSEYPIESPEAIIEINGKTQIANISVSKIVGDINAIYIEFPEVSPGSRLKIRISFYSEGMLQEVNGREQFSYYVKFNQPVGYFYARLYAPKGYAILSPIVPSPDKVESMGNALILEWKKADVRPEEEFYFIVGFSEEVKNQFPLMTFLATIFIAFLGGFFAGILYNGREKSVVNLRSDEEKVLELLKEGPLHQSELVKRLGFSKAKVSLLLRDMEKKGLIERVKEGRTYLVRLKES encoded by the coding sequence ATGTCCACTGTTAAAAATAAAAAATCCGCAAGAGGGAAGTCAGCTCTAGTAGTCCTATTTCTTTCCCTGCTGTTGTTTCCCGCCTCTGCGGCTTCCCAAGAATATGAATACAACTTAGATAGCTATTCCCTTTATTTTGATATCCTAGATGATTATAGGGTTAAAGAGACAATTGAGCTTTTGATGTCTCCAAACGTGCCAATTTCTCATTACACCTTCTACTCTGAATACCCAATTGAAAGTCCAGAGGCGATAATTGAAATCAACGGTAAGACTCAGATAGCCAACATAAGTGTTTCCAAAATTGTGGGGGATATAAATGCCATCTATATTGAATTCCCCGAGGTTTCGCCCGGGAGCAGATTAAAGATAAGAATAAGCTTTTACTCCGAAGGAATGCTACAAGAAGTGAATGGGAGGGAGCAGTTTTCATATTATGTCAAATTCAATCAACCAGTAGGATATTTCTATGCAAGACTGTACGCCCCTAAAGGTTATGCAATTTTGTCTCCCATAGTTCCGTCCCCAGATAAAGTTGAAAGCATGGGAAATGCCTTGATTTTGGAATGGAAAAAAGCAGACGTTAGGCCAGAGGAGGAGTTTTACTTTATAGTGGGATTCTCGGAAGAGGTAAAGAATCAGTTCCCATTAATGACATTTTTGGCAACGATTTTTATAGCCTTCTTGGGCGGTTTCTTTGCTGGAATCCTCTATAATGGGAGAGAAAAAAGTGTTGTTAACCTGAGGTCGGATGAAGAGAAGGTTCTTGAACTGCTTAAAGAAGGCCCACTCCACCAGAGTGAACTTGTAAAGCGGCTTGGCTTTTCAAAGGCAAAGGTAAGCCTTCTGCTAAGGGATATGGAAAAGAAAGGGTTAATAGAGAGAGTTAAAGAGGGAAGAACATATCTCGTCAGGTTAAAGGAAAGCTGA
- a CDS encoding protein-L-isoaspartate(D-aspartate) O-methyltransferase has protein sequence MEENELYRKWMRLVENLEREGIIKSEKVKRAFLRVPRYKFVPERYKEYAHVDEPLPIPAGQTISAPHMVAIMFELAELEEGMNVLEVGTGSGWNAALIYELVKRDVYTIERIPELVEFARRNLERAGYKNKVHVILGDGTKGFPPKAPYDRIIVTAGAPKIPEPLIEQLKVGGKMLIPVGSYHLWQELLEVIKISEDNKIKIKNHGGVAFVPLVGEYGWRE, from the coding sequence ATGGAAGAGAATGAACTGTATAGAAAATGGATGAGGCTTGTTGAAAATCTTGAGCGAGAGGGGATTATCAAGAGTGAAAAAGTAAAGAGGGCATTTCTTAGGGTTCCCAGATACAAGTTCGTCCCTGAGAGGTATAAGGAATATGCTCACGTTGATGAGCCCCTTCCAATTCCCGCCGGACAGACAATAAGTGCCCCTCATATGGTCGCTATAATGTTTGAGCTTGCCGAGTTGGAGGAGGGAATGAACGTCCTTGAAGTGGGAACCGGAAGCGGATGGAATGCCGCCTTAATCTATGAACTCGTTAAACGAGACGTCTACACAATAGAAAGAATTCCCGAACTCGTTGAATTTGCCAGAAGAAACCTCGAAAGGGCCGGCTACAAGAATAAAGTGCATGTAATCCTCGGCGATGGAACCAAGGGATTCCCTCCAAAGGCACCCTATGATAGAATAATCGTTACCGCTGGAGCCCCCAAGATTCCCGAACCATTAATAGAACAGCTTAAAGTTGGTGGCAAAATGTTAATCCCCGTAGGAAGCTACCACCTGTGGCAGGAGCTCCTTGAAGTCATAAAAATAAGCGAAGACAACAAGATCAAGATAAAAAACCACGGGGGAGTAGCTTTTGTGCCGCTAGTAGGGGAATACGGATGGAGGGAATGA
- a CDS encoding HVO_0476 family zinc finger protein, which produces MEEYFVCPECGSEEVEVLSERGREVKLRCNECGYVWQITLSKLIKVPVIVSKHERSFKKFAELPEDEEIKIGDIVELEDDEVRITGIELEENKRVKKAPIREVKTLWGESLTYPKVIGVSIYLPKGITQSFKVKVDRNEEFAVGEVLEVGGYTFKIEKIKTESKMLRHGKAKADKIVRIMGRPIRARASRSLEIYRGYEGE; this is translated from the coding sequence ATGGAAGAGTATTTTGTATGTCCTGAATGCGGAAGCGAGGAAGTTGAAGTGTTATCGGAGAGAGGAAGGGAAGTCAAATTAAGGTGCAATGAGTGTGGTTACGTGTGGCAGATCACATTAAGCAAGCTCATTAAAGTCCCGGTAATAGTCAGCAAACATGAAAGGAGCTTCAAGAAGTTTGCAGAGCTTCCTGAGGATGAGGAGATAAAAATTGGAGATATAGTGGAACTCGAGGACGACGAAGTCAGAATTACTGGAATTGAACTGGAGGAGAACAAAAGGGTCAAAAAAGCTCCAATAAGAGAAGTTAAAACGCTTTGGGGAGAAAGCTTGACCTATCCAAAGGTCATCGGAGTTTCCATCTACCTCCCCAAGGGCATTACTCAGTCATTTAAAGTCAAAGTTGACAGAAATGAAGAGTTTGCGGTTGGAGAAGTTCTTGAGGTCGGAGGCTATACGTTCAAGATAGAGAAGATAAAAACAGAGAGTAAGATGCTAAGGCACGGGAAAGCTAAAGCAGATAAAATAGTTAGAATCATGGGGAGGCCGATAAGGGCAAGGGCAAGCAGAAGCCTCGAGATTTACAGAGGTTACGAAGGGGAATAA